The Anoplolepis gracilipes chromosome 7, ASM4749672v1, whole genome shotgun sequence genome segment caCAGATCGCGTTTGTATTCAAAGAGaagatattattgattaaaatatatttcaatataatatttctgtttatatgcagatattaattgattgtattaaatataagctACAGAGATTAAGTTTTCATGTATGATATTTCATGTAGTTGCAAACAGGGATTTACACTGATAAATTGTTcagattatacatattatttctataaagaaaaaagtgatATAAGTAATTTGATTTTCCATTACTCATCttactctttttttctattccttttcttttttcttaataaaaatgtacatatatagtcAATAATGACTAGTAATGAACTGTACAAGTTCATAACAGTATCTTGGTAATTgtgtaacaaaagaaaaactgttatatttcgtatatataaattttaatatagagaACCTTCTTACACTTATCATGTCAGAATCGCAGAGAAGTGCTCGTCTTAGATATGTTGacgaaagaataattttgtgcAGACGTTTGAGACATAAATATTGAGTTTtctgtacataatataattcagTGTATCTCCAATGCTTATTTTTAgagttcttatttttttacaagtccGACAtactaaaatgataaaaaagtttttgttatatgaaagaattaatatataattgtatattattatttatatctaatcttGAAGATCTTACCTTTCTATAAAAGGTGCACGCATACTTGTTGTAATAGGAGTTGGATTAGCTTCATTAAGTTTAAAAACGTTCTCGATACGAGCAATTTCTGTTGAAGTGGTATCCATGCCACAAAAAGCAACCCAATCATTTACAACCATGCCTGCTGCAATCACGTTGCTACCTCTATTCACTGTTCCAgtctaaaatgtaattatccAATTGAAAGCAAAGAAAATCACGCAAATCACTTTCCGCTTGTCTTACCGCAAGTGGAACTTGTAAAAGAGAGGATAATTCATCTTGTTCCTGTATAGACATATTTGGATGCACCAAACCACCTTGATTGGACAAAATGGAATATGATCCAACAAGCACATTGCTTGCAACAGTTTGCCTAAATACTTCCACGTTCAAGATATCAGCTAAAATTTCTTCAGTTTCCTGCACagttaaaattgcaaaattatacttactaaattaacatatattctaagtacgaaaaattttctattaattatgacAGAAAGTATATCAAAGACCTTACCTTATCCAAATCTGGATGAACTAAAGCGACGTAATCGTTGCATGTTATAACATTGCCGAGAGCAGAAAGCCTCTCTTCTACTCTTCGTACTTTTACATTATCTGGTAACGAATTCCGAATGTGTTGCAATTCTGTATCTGTTGTTGTATTTGGCACTAATAATCCATTTTTATTCCCTGTattgtaacataaatatttataaacaatatacacatatgtaggtagatagataaatacatcagaaatttttgacattttcaatatatttttttatagcattaACTTTTTTCATAATGCAGGAAGAATCGAATACAAGGAgggatattaatttttattttgtatttgtattgaaagtataattttgtatgaatcacaaaattattcttcatTATAAGAAATCAAtacttttgaattattatacttatttatatcttatttctgtgttatatataatatccacTCTAACATTAACAttcattctaattaatatatctgataccaataaaaattacttcttATCTATACTTTGATAGTACTAACacttaatatcatatataatgataaaaatcattttaatatacttaccAACGCACAATCGACCTATGATACGACATCCTGCAACTGATGCGTGAATAACAGGAATTGTCTCTGCTAATTCTGCTTCAAACACACTGTAATTTCatcaataaagaatataataaaactctaACAATTTATATCAACACGATTACAAGATTACTAAGAGATGACATTTTACCACAGTATAAAAttagcaatatatattatattagagtataaaaatatactgtaatatattatattacagtatattaataataaaatttaacatttataattgcatTCTATTCTACTTAGAAATATGTgattaagtattattttaaaatatgctttAAGGTTATGTGTCATAATATATCTGGATATTAACGAACTCTTTCtgaatgttttatatgtatcgtattaataaacaaaataaaaaatttttaaaatatatataagaatgacGGTTTCACATAATTGCGTTATAACTGACGTCACTCTCACCTGTAAAAGTTTTCGGAACCGCCGATTGCTACCAAGCAATACGAGTTTgtcaattttgagaaaacgCCAACCTCattgttattttcaaattgtacGCGCACTGCCATGATTGCGATTGTACAGTTATTACATCAGCGTTAAAACAACAAGTTAAAATCTCGAAAACGTTCGATAAACTTGTAAACGCTAACCTCAAAAATTTACAAGTACCGCTGCTTTCTGACGAACACGAGGCTAGGAATAACGTGACGTGAAACGTGAAGTATGAAAAACAAGAATGCGTTCGGAAATTCTACGTGGGATAGCAtttaattgaccaatcagaatAAAAGAAGCAAAGCTTCCTTTGctctgattggtcaatttaAAGGCACTTTACTCTACGAGTAAAATTTGTGAATGCACCCCAATCTAGTTAAACGTTCGATTCTCACACGTGTACAATTTGATAAGACTCATTCataagattaaaatgaaattaaaattaacgcgCTTTATATATGTTCTAAACAAAGGCGattttttcattgtatatggatatattttctcgaatttttcgtgagttttaatttaaaaattctgtatgcaaacataattatgtatatgaaaaaaagataacattttacattaaattttgcaCAGTGATAAGTGATAAAACggtacgtaataataattattacatttagttctgcaataaaatgtaataaatggtataataaaaacagagagaaaatagagtaatttacaatacatagaaatcattataaaataatgagataTGAACAAACTGTTAAAATAGGAAATAcagttattgttttattttttcatgagTTTTAACCAATCtggaattgtaaaaaataatttttatgtagaaaaattaatgaacgAATTCCTTacatgattaatttaatatctctttttaataaattttaatcttatttttttatttaaaaaacattaattataacaaactttttatcttttttttaggaATAACATGTATTAAATTCAAAGAACTATGATGatttatcttgtatttttcttaCCTTGTAACCTTGGCCTGATTGCTAAATCAGCTGGGATCACTGGGATCTTGTCGATTTGGCAGTCGGATTATAGAGATTTCTATTCGATTGAACACATAATAATGTGCAATAGATGTaattaaatgacaaaataaaaaaatatgagatgTAGGTAAATAAATCACAAACCTTtggcaaatatattattttcgcacgcgtaagaaataaaatttaaaataaaatcaataaaaatcgttaaaaaaaattacagtttgagatacttttattttgcctctttttcatgattttatcATCATGAAGCCTTTTAActgtaaaatagataaaatggTTTTGTGAcgcgatttattaatatatattgaaaagtcAATGTCTCCTATatcaatattctattttaagattatcaataatttcgtaataatgttccatatattaacattttattaatttatattattataactttaaaaatatagttattattattacaatgtcatatttatcgaattaaaattataattttgcacaattttttttgtaatttgaaaaattatatatttttatagaaacaaaAAGCATAcatacttttagaaatgaatcATATGttgttttaaatgtaatatgtcaaatgatatattatatttattttgtaaaatttagataaaactaaaaatcataaaagaaaatttagaatattcggatattttatatgcaaaaacaaaataatataatattaaaatattataacagaaaataaaaagatatagcttgatataacaaatataaaaataaaatttatgtacctCTTTTGATATAACAAATTGATGCATAACGcgtttgataataatttatacatttatatatattttatcacataatgaaattctcaatttctaagatttaaaatgagaaatcttaatttttttaatcagtatatattgcaaatttatttataatacaatgatattgagtgtgtatatatatatatattttatgactatcgacaatttaattttgcaaaattatctcataaattttacgattgaaaaacttttattataataacaactAAATGTACTTTATGAGTTCGTGAACATAATTTGACAGGAAAATTGTTATGTATTGACTTTACTttggcattttattttttatacttatatgcataatatttaattactactattgattaatttattcattaatttattcagcTTAAATGataatgcattatttattagtaaCACTACTTTCTCTTAAAGGtatcagtaaaaataatagttgatgaaatttattgtttattaacaatattattgtaaacgTTATAAAGATGAGTAGTTTTTACTTTGATTAGTTCTGGGACCGTATCGATCACTTActtttcacaaatttattgGCAGTATATTTTGAGAGTAAGACATTTCATCGTTATTGCATTTTTCGATTAACGTCACGACCATTGAATTTGCGCGttagttaatataattattacacacatatacacacacacacacacacacgcacacgcacacacacacacacacacacacacacacacacacacacatatatatatatatatatatatatatatatatatatatatatgtgtgtgtgcattcTCTTACTTAATATTTCACACTCGTAATAATTAAGGATGATGGAAATAAAACTACAGTTTTGTATTTGATTTTTGGTGACCTTCTTCGATTcgcctttctctcttttcatatctcgttttttcttctcctgtatacaaaataaaccTAGTCTTCAGTAGTTCGGCTTGAAGGTCGTGTATTGCGGCAGCTTTTCACTCTTGTAATGGGGCTTCAACGTCGCTAAGCGATCGGGTTTGAGAAACAGCTGCTCCCCCTGCACAATTTCCATCTTAGGATCTTAACGTATCTTGGTATCTCGTAAATTTCAATTCGCATTAACCTGCTATGCATATGGAACAACTTGAATCTCggatatttattactaattataagtGTTTGTCTTTCataaaaaacttgtttatttaaagaatttatttttcaattcatatctctaaaaaatgaagattgtgtagaaagatttaaaacacataatcttcactttttttgaaaatatggatttaaaatatattttgacaataaacTCTTCTCATTTGCGTTAATGAAATagcatgaaaattaattaaatgcataGTAATTAAGTATACATAGATTTCAACacgaattaattatacataaaatctatatgtttgaaaatatgtaacaaagtATTAGTATAcagatataacatatattttatatatgattttaatatatagaattatagcAAACTAATGCGGATTTAGTAGGAACGCATAGGACAGACTAGCACGAATTGCTATCATAATGTTCTACAGAGATTATTATACTTAGCAGTCAGGGATAGAAACTAGCATAGGTGCAATCTGTGCAAATCTAGACGCGTCCATATGTGGCACACGAGGATGTAAAGTTGTCTTAGGAAGGGTCGTTCTACTCTTCTGACATCACAGGTGCCAAATAGTCCAAGTTATAGTTAGATAGTAGATCCAGCTAACATAACAGGCAAGAGACTTCAAACTAAAAAAAGTACACATAAAGAATATACgtaaatgcataaataaaattatacattttaaaccaTATagtataagtaaaatatatataaaatatatataaaataattatttatacttatttttataagagtgtataagtattataataaaagtaatttttacgaTGACAAATAAATgatgattgtaattttaaatgcgatttataatattatattaataatattacataataaaaattaattttttttcgtgtataaatgtaaaaaaagcaATCTCATAatgtttcacaaaaaaaaaaaaaaaaaaaaaaaaaaaaaaaaaaacttcgtAATCAGGATCGGgagatatgtatatgtatattggacATGATGACAAATGGCAATtacatacgcatatatatGATCACTTTTTAATGATGACAACTTTATACACGAAAGAGAACTCCTCGaaactacttttttatacgCCATACAATAAAGTGTTCCATATCATTAATTCGATTACAAAGTCGGTGGTACTCGCTTCAGGCTTAATTAATGACAATGGCAACAACCAGGAGATACAATATAGCTAATCTTATCAGGAAGATCGAGGTAACGACAAACAACATGGTGCGTCGTATTTGAAATAGGGATGAAAGTAACCAGTGGGTGGTTTCTCTGTACATATAATCTCGTAAGATGTGCAGGGTACATACAAAATGCAACTCCGGCATGCTCACTCGTTGGTTGACACACTCTGAAACGATCTGTACAGTTTGGTTCCCCGTTTTTCGAGAATCTCTCTCGAACGGATAAATTATTCGCGTATACGACTACTATACAAATGCGAATCAAATCACTGTCGGCTGTCGGCTGTTTAAGCTACTCAGTTTGCAACAGCGATGTAAAAGCACACTGTATGTATCCCGAACGTGAGGATGGGCGATTACATCGCTGTTAACATCAAAACTTTCATTGATTGGACGACGATTCGTACGTCAGGATAGTAATCTAAacggatatatgtatatgtatatgtacatatgcacttatataatatatttaatgagatAGCAATATATCGTCGTTAAATTGTAATGAGCATAGTTTCAACTAATTAATACCTATCatacaaacatttttcaatatgaCAGTTCCTTTACAATATTTGTTAGCttatttattagttatttaaaagtatatgatgtcaacaatcaaataaaaagaaaaatatgtttgtagTAATGATATTTTGCTAATCGCGccaacaacttttttttttttttcaaaaagggCAGTACTGAGTTGAATACGGCAGTAATGAGTTGAGTTTTGCGTTACAacttaattacaattattttcttatgttatttttcaaaacgtTTGACGATCTCAATGCGCAATAAACTTTTACACAATCCAATAGAGATTGCGTTTGGTATTACATTAAAGCGTATAacgtgtatattatacatattatatatctgcaTCTGTTGGTCGTGTGTCGGGAACAcacaaatacaatattttatttatatataaaatctttgacTAGTttcttgatctttttttttcaatccgATTTAATGTGTTCCGTTTCTCATCCTGTAGAAGGAATTTTTCCTACGCCAAGATTGCTCGctcattgatttaattaataggtgtataagaaaaatgcatttgtaatattgatatttgctAATCGCgcttataattttctctttttctttttcaaaatggCAGTATTGAATACGGCAGTAACGAGttttgtgtaataattaattacaactaTTGTACGTTTTCAAAACGATTGGATGATCTCGTTGCGCGATCGGTCGTCTGTCGTCAAGTGCTGCTACTTAAAGCGTAAATTCCGGCGGTCTCGGCCGAGTTCAGTCTTACGTTCTTGAATCCCGCAGGACGCGCGGCTGCAGAGAATACGCTCCTTTCTGGATGCAAGCGAAATCAAAACAACACGAGGTGAGCTATCCGCGCGAAAAATGAGCCAACTCGGATGAATCGATAGGAATTGCGTTCAAGAGATTAAGCATTTCAATCTCAAGCAAAACGAATTCCGTTCAATTCAGCTTAATTCggtgatttttttacaaaaataagataCGATGCGCTCTGTATAGATGGGAACACGTGGGCGCGTTCATTCAATCGGCAGGATAGGATGGTAGCATTATCGTCGACACGCTCTACTTATGTACAtctatctaaattaaattacaaacaaGGACACAGCGGTAATTGGTTGAGGGACACCCAGGAACTAGATGCAACCAAATGCATGCGTAATGCACCCTACCGAGCGCATAAATCACTCAAGCAACTATCGCGATCGGAGAACGTGATACGTTCGATACTTGCGTGAGCAGCGCGTGTCGCTGCATAAGTATCGTAATTTAATGTCGGATCGTCTAAAAACTTCTTTAATGGATAGTGTCGTTTCAATATAATCGTATTAATTACGTTATTATATAACGATCGTAACATCGTAATAAACTTTCACGCGCGTAAAATCGCGAGCGAAGATGACGTACGCGTGTCATTTCTTCAACAAAAAGTAAACCAACAAATTTTTGGACGATCTAATAGAATGCGTTTGGTACATTAAAGCGTATATAACgtgtgtttatatttttacattttccacGTTGGTCGTGTCTGATCGAGCGAGAGAAcaacaaatatacaatttcttttttttttttatttatatataaaaccttCGAGATCTTTTCGGGAGAAAAGGTGGAAAGTTTGCGCTCCTCGTTCCTTGCCTTTTTTAATCCGATTTAGCGTGTCCCGTTCTTCGTCCTGTAGAAGGAATTTTTCCTGCGCCAAGATTGCTCGCTCATTGATTCAATTAATGGACATATACGTACGGGGCGCGTCAATGCTTTAAAcaaattgtcaattttatattttctctcattttacTTGACGAGCCCCCGAAagcaaataattgaaaaattaatacggTAGTCACCGACAAACAATTCGATGAATTAACCGATAGAAATATACATTcgagttat includes the following:
- the Eif6 gene encoding eukaryotic translation initiation factor 6; its protein translation is MAVRVQFENNNEVGVFSKLTNSYCLVAIGGSENFYSVFEAELAETIPVIHASVAGCRIIGRLCVGNKNGLLVPNTTTDTELQHIRNSLPDNVKVRRVEERLSALGNVITCNDYVALVHPDLDKETEEILADILNVEVFRQTVASNVLVGSYSILSNQGGLVHPNMSIQEQDELSSLLQVPLATGTVNRGSNVIAAGMVVNDWVAFCGMDTTSTEIARIENVFKLNEANPTPITTSMRAPFIESMSDL